The Prochlorococcus marinus str. MIT 9301 genome window below encodes:
- a CDS encoding DUF1823 family protein, whose translation MYKKEKLVENKFTWPICKDLLFLVLEDRVSDVFVCELVWERLFYTKELSINDWAFSALTPSYWSEKFEKAPQIISERPASIHLTRSIPKEYKQGLKNFLNFKGYRINELYPRRTRRATAVNWLIYWAIENDCFSKDSGLMPSPSSPPVNPVKGHFGDPQIK comes from the coding sequence ATGTATAAAAAAGAAAAATTAGTTGAAAATAAATTTACATGGCCAATATGTAAGGATCTATTATTTCTTGTTCTCGAAGATAGGGTTAGTGATGTTTTTGTTTGTGAATTGGTTTGGGAAAGACTTTTTTATACTAAAGAACTATCTATAAATGATTGGGCCTTTAGCGCATTAACTCCTTCTTATTGGTCAGAAAAATTTGAAAAAGCTCCTCAAATCATTTCAGAGCGACCAGCCTCAATACATTTGACTCGATCAATTCCAAAAGAATATAAACAGGGATTGAAAAATTTTCTCAATTTTAAAGGTTATAGGATTAATGAACTTTATCCAAGAAGAACTAGAAGAGCGACGGCTGTAAATTGGTTGATTTATTGGGCGATTGAAAATGATTGTTTTTCAAAAGATAGTGGATTAATGCCAAGTCCTAGTTCACCCCCTGTTAATCCAGTTAAGGGACATTTTGGCGATCCACAAATTAAATAA
- the cobI gene encoding precorrin-2 C(20)-methyltransferase, giving the protein MIIKKFLSLLNPYKTDLPTFTIVGVGPGDPSLLTIAAVDAIKKAKVIFFPIADDNKKSFAAEIVKKYTKFKKNIPVIFPMARKDFDPDEIWSNAVEKIVKSIQNGESVVLLCLGDTSLFASSSNILRLIKNNHAEIITKTIPGISSISAAAALNDFDLVKKGETLIIKECPSSESELTTLIRESKEKKMVLAIMKVGKRWNLVREILKKEDIINTTLIALSVGMPDQIIQYASQYNKEFMPYFSLILIRFD; this is encoded by the coding sequence ATGATAATAAAAAAGTTCTTAAGTTTACTTAATCCATATAAAACTGATTTACCAACATTCACCATCGTTGGTGTAGGTCCTGGAGATCCATCGCTTTTAACAATTGCTGCTGTAGATGCAATAAAAAAAGCGAAAGTTATATTTTTTCCAATAGCAGATGATAATAAAAAGAGTTTTGCTGCGGAAATAGTCAAGAAATACACCAAATTTAAAAAAAATATCCCTGTCATCTTTCCAATGGCTAGGAAGGATTTTGATCCTGATGAAATATGGTCTAATGCTGTAGAAAAAATTGTGAAATCCATACAAAATGGCGAATCAGTTGTTTTACTTTGTCTTGGAGATACTTCACTATTTGCAAGTTCTTCTAATATCTTGAGGTTAATAAAAAATAATCATGCTGAAATTATTACCAAAACAATACCTGGTATTTCCTCTATTTCAGCGGCAGCAGCTTTGAATGATTTTGATTTGGTAAAAAAAGGCGAGACATTGATCATCAAAGAATGCCCTTCTTCAGAATCTGAATTAACAACCCTAATTAGGGAAAGTAAGGAAAAAAAAATGGTATTGGCCATTATGAAAGTTGGCAAAAGATGGAATTTAGTAAGGGAAATTTTAAAAAAAGAGGATATCATCAATACGACATTAATAGCTTTAAGTGTTGGAATGCCTGATCAAATTATTCAATATGCATCACAATATAATAAGGAATTTATGCCTTATTTTTCTTTGATTTTGATAAGGTTCGATTAA